A single Prevotella sp. E15-22 DNA region contains:
- a CDS encoding M13 family metallopeptidase gives MKKILFCLTMTFVSMTGMAQVNKSDMDLSVKPGNDFWQYAVGGWLKNNPLDKEHPENGAFTDLEELNKKRINNLIMMYAEKRDLPQGSDGQKIGSLYRLYMDSISRNKMGYEPILPYLKQVRAIKTREEALKLMYAFDAKGFNTAPFGIGLSLNPYNSSEYMMGAGHGGASLPQEYYDNPNEQQQATVNAIKSLNKDLLKMVGYNDKDAERMMQAEWAIEHKIGIKTLNQVDQRDPQKTIHIMTWDQLLNDFKGIDWVTYRDVMGYPQDIDVIDVSQLEPLHVVEDILANTSVDDLKAYMELHIINSYAGFLSDAFTDRMFEADKAISGVQEQKPRWKRAVSTISGSLGETIGKLYAKEYFPETSKQRVVKLIKDLQKAFEERLKENTWMSDSTKAKALEKLHAIHINAGYPDKWQDMEKYIDIREQENLVENFIRITQEMRKASIRKHWRQPVDKTEMPCSPQTVNAFYHPLFNSINFPAAILQPPFFDPEADYASNYGAIGVIMGHEMTHGFDDQGCLFDKNGNLANWWTAEDKANYDKRTKVIADWFSEQEAVPGLKVNGEKTLGENVSDNGGLNISFRAFQDRMKQEPLKTINGFTPAQRFYLAYARVWASNSTPEYTAMLVNSDVHSPNRIRVTAALPMIDTWYEAFGIKANDKMFLPKEKRALVW, from the coding sequence ATGAAAAAGATTCTTTTCTGCCTGACCATGACTTTCGTCAGCATGACAGGCATGGCACAGGTAAACAAGTCCGATATGGACTTGAGTGTGAAACCAGGTAATGACTTCTGGCAGTATGCCGTAGGCGGATGGCTGAAGAACAATCCACTGGACAAGGAGCATCCTGAAAACGGCGCCTTTACCGATCTCGAGGAACTGAACAAGAAGCGCATCAACAACCTGATTATGATGTATGCCGAGAAGAGAGACCTGCCCCAAGGTTCCGACGGTCAGAAGATTGGTTCTCTCTATCGTCTCTATATGGACTCTATCAGTCGCAACAAGATGGGCTACGAGCCCATCCTGCCCTACCTGAAGCAGGTACGCGCCATCAAGACCCGCGAGGAAGCTTTGAAACTGATGTACGCTTTCGACGCCAAAGGCTTTAACACCGCTCCCTTCGGCATTGGTCTGAGTCTGAACCCCTATAACTCATCAGAGTATATGATGGGCGCAGGTCATGGCGGTGCATCACTGCCTCAGGAGTATTACGACAATCCCAACGAGCAACAGCAGGCCACTGTCAATGCCATCAAGAGTCTTAATAAGGACCTTCTCAAGATGGTGGGCTATAACGACAAAGACGCCGAGCGCATGATGCAGGCCGAATGGGCCATCGAGCATAAGATTGGTATCAAAACCCTGAACCAGGTGGACCAACGCGATCCTCAGAAGACCATTCATATCATGACGTGGGACCAGTTGCTCAATGACTTCAAGGGCATCGACTGGGTAACCTATCGCGACGTCATGGGCTATCCTCAGGACATCGACGTGATAGACGTGAGTCAGCTGGAGCCTCTGCATGTCGTTGAGGACATCCTCGCCAACACCTCTGTCGACGACTTGAAAGCCTACATGGAACTGCATATCATCAACTCATACGCAGGTTTCCTCTCTGACGCCTTCACCGACCGCATGTTCGAGGCCGACAAGGCCATCAGCGGTGTTCAGGAACAAAAGCCCCGCTGGAAGCGCGCTGTCAGCACCATCAGCGGCAGCCTGGGCGAGACCATCGGCAAGCTCTATGCCAAGGAGTACTTCCCCGAGACCAGCAAACAGCGTGTGGTAAAACTCATCAAAGACCTTCAGAAAGCCTTTGAAGAGCGTCTGAAGGAGAACACCTGGATGAGCGACTCTACGAAGGCGAAAGCCCTGGAGAAGTTGCACGCCATACATATCAATGCCGGCTATCCTGACAAGTGGCAGGATATGGAGAAATATATCGACATCCGCGAACAGGAGAACCTGGTGGAGAACTTCATCCGTATCACACAGGAGATGCGCAAGGCCAGCATCCGCAAGCACTGGCGCCAGCCCGTTGACAAGACCGAGATGCCCTGCTCTCCCCAGACAGTCAACGCCTTCTATCACCCACTGTTCAACAGCATCAACTTCCCTGCTGCCATCCTGCAGCCGCCCTTCTTCGATCCTGAGGCCGACTATGCCTCAAACTATGGTGCCATTGGTGTCATCATGGGACACGAGATGACCCACGGCTTCGATGATCAGGGTTGTCTGTTTGACAAGAATGGCAATCTGGCCAACTGGTGGACAGCCGAAGACAAAGCCAACTACGACAAGCGCACCAAGGTGATTGCCGACTGGTTCTCTGAGCAGGAGGCTGTACCTGGCTTAAAGGTGAACGGCGAGAAGACCCTGGGCGAGAACGTGAGTGACAACGGCGGACTGAACATCTCTTTCCGTGCCTTCCAGGACCGCATGAAGCAGGAACCCCTGAAGACCATCAACGGTTTCACACCTGCCCAGCGTTTCTACCTGGCCTACGCTCGTGTATGGGCCAGCAACAGCACACCAGAGTATACCGCTATGCTTGTCAACAGTGACGTACACTCTCCCAACCGCATCCGTGTCACAGCAGCCCTGCCAATGATTGACACCTGGTACGAGGCCTTTGGCATTAAAGCCAACGACAAGATGTTCCTTCCCAAAGAGAAGCGAGCACTGGTGTGGTAG
- a CDS encoding TonB-dependent receptor, with product MKRLILGAALMLLCATEVMAQATQTVRGQVCDVASGEPMIGVTITVENGTTLATVSDAEGNFVIHNVPVGRHAVRASYIGYEPVLLKEQLVSSGKELVLTLRMRENVSEMGEVVIKPRVNKQLPLNEMAQVGARMFSVEEASRYAGGMSDPARTASMFAGVATGGATNGISIHGNSPQMLQWRVEGVEVPNPNHFAEITEAGGGVFTSLNGTVLANSDFLTGAMPAEYGNALSGAFDMKMRVGNNTKYEHAIQVGTLGVDFASEGPLAKGSKASYLVNYRYSFLEIAKKLHAINMEKETLDYQDLSFKLNMPTQKAGTFAVWFTGLIDRYENEVPDVSDWETLWDMNDSWSRQKNCAVGLNHHFRLRSGGTLHSSVAFTGSYRKLGVNDYDAAMNMMPEMAGRNSLWNVIISTQHQHKFSSRYTMQNGFEHQHLDFHTWMDYIHETGGPLYRVYDSEGNTGLTRLYTNHKVALSSRLSTVTGVNVMWFNLNDQWLVEPRVSMQYKTSPSSTFSVAYAMNSRKETTDTYFVLMNDKNPNKNLGLTRSHHISASFAQRLGENIMLKVEPYWQWLFDVPVEDGTTYSILNHRNFFQDRALVNKGAGRNYGIDLTLERYLKDGFYGMVTATLFKSEYRDAQGQWHHSRHDRRYITNILGGKEWMIGKGKKNVFGINGRLTMMGGDRYTPIPDGITFEDVMKRPDKSIPIDEGMDPYTKQKGMNVGYAFSVKYTINKQHTAHHIILEYLQMKTFQGQTFDLQTHDIVDKFTSLTFPNIAYRVEF from the coding sequence ATGAAAAGATTGATTTTAGGAGCAGCCCTGATGCTGCTATGTGCTACTGAGGTCATGGCACAGGCCACGCAGACCGTTCGTGGACAAGTATGCGACGTGGCCTCTGGCGAGCCAATGATTGGCGTAACAATAACGGTGGAGAATGGTACAACACTGGCCACCGTCTCTGATGCAGAAGGAAACTTTGTTATTCATAATGTACCCGTAGGGCGCCATGCTGTTCGCGCCAGCTACATTGGCTATGAGCCCGTATTGCTGAAAGAGCAGTTGGTATCATCAGGTAAGGAGTTGGTACTCACATTGAGGATGCGCGAAAATGTATCCGAAATGGGCGAGGTGGTCATCAAGCCACGCGTCAACAAGCAGTTGCCACTAAACGAGATGGCACAAGTGGGTGCTCGCATGTTCAGTGTAGAGGAGGCCAGCCGCTATGCCGGCGGCATGTCCGACCCTGCCCGTACGGCTTCCATGTTTGCAGGTGTGGCTACGGGTGGTGCCACCAATGGCATCTCTATTCATGGCAACTCGCCCCAGATGCTGCAGTGGCGTGTTGAAGGTGTGGAAGTACCTAATCCCAACCACTTTGCCGAGATAACTGAGGCCGGCGGTGGCGTGTTCACCTCATTGAACGGCACCGTACTGGCCAACAGCGACTTCCTCACGGGAGCGATGCCAGCCGAGTATGGCAACGCCCTCTCTGGCGCTTTCGATATGAAGATGCGCGTGGGTAATAATACCAAGTACGAACATGCCATTCAGGTGGGCACGCTGGGTGTCGATTTTGCCTCCGAAGGTCCACTTGCAAAGGGCTCCAAGGCTTCGTACCTGGTGAACTATCGTTATAGTTTCCTCGAGATAGCCAAGAAACTGCATGCCATCAATATGGAGAAAGAGACACTCGACTATCAGGACCTGAGTTTCAAGTTGAACATGCCGACGCAGAAGGCAGGCACCTTTGCCGTGTGGTTCACAGGACTGATAGACCGCTACGAGAACGAGGTGCCCGATGTGTCTGACTGGGAGACATTGTGGGACATGAACGACTCATGGTCGCGCCAGAAAAACTGTGCTGTGGGCCTCAACCATCACTTCCGCCTCCGTTCTGGAGGCACGCTCCATTCCAGCGTGGCCTTTACTGGTTCCTATCGCAAGTTGGGCGTGAACGACTACGATGCTGCGATGAACATGATGCCTGAAATGGCTGGTCGTAACTCACTGTGGAACGTCATCATCAGCACCCAACACCAACACAAATTCTCATCACGATACACTATGCAGAATGGCTTCGAGCATCAACACCTCGACTTCCATACCTGGATGGACTATATCCACGAGACGGGTGGTCCCCTCTATCGCGTGTACGATTCTGAAGGCAACACGGGTCTCACCCGTCTTTACACCAATCACAAGGTGGCACTCAGCAGTCGCTTGTCAACAGTGACTGGTGTCAATGTCATGTGGTTCAACCTGAACGACCAGTGGCTGGTAGAGCCTCGCGTCAGCATGCAGTATAAGACATCACCATCCAGCACCTTCTCTGTAGCCTACGCCATGAACAGTCGTAAGGAAACCACCGATACCTATTTCGTGCTGATGAATGACAAGAATCCCAATAAGAACCTCGGTCTTACTCGTTCTCATCACATCTCAGCATCGTTTGCCCAGCGCCTGGGCGAGAACATCATGCTGAAGGTAGAACCCTACTGGCAGTGGCTGTTCGATGTACCCGTAGAGGATGGCACGACCTATTCGATACTGAATCATCGCAACTTCTTCCAAGACCGTGCTTTGGTCAACAAGGGCGCTGGTCGCAACTATGGTATCGACCTCACGTTGGAGCGCTATCTGAAGGATGGCTTCTATGGCATGGTCACAGCCACCCTGTTCAAGTCGGAATATCGCGACGCTCAAGGTCAGTGGCACCATTCGCGCCACGATCGCCGCTATATCACCAATATCCTTGGTGGCAAAGAGTGGATGATTGGTAAAGGCAAGAAGAATGTCTTTGGCATCAACGGCCGACTCACGATGATGGGTGGCGACCGCTATACCCCCATCCCTGATGGCATCACCTTCGAGGATGTGATGAAACGCCCAGACAAGTCAATCCCCATTGACGAAGGCATGGATCCCTATACTAAGCAGAAGGGTATGAACGTGGGCTATGCTTTCTCAGTGAAGTACACCATCAACAAACAGCACACGGCGCACCACATCATCCTGGAATATCTGCAGATGAAGACCTTCCAGGGTCAGACGTTCGACCTGCAGACCCACGATATTGTGGATAAGTTCACCTCACTCACCTTCCCCAACATCGCCTATCGCGTGGAATTCTAA
- a CDS encoding outer membrane beta-barrel family protein — MKKSHLTIIALALACTTSWAQEPQDSIESVNKLLNLKEVVVKGGLPHTRLKGNAMITRIEGTPLASSGTLGELLVKVPGMTGTDESPEVLGKGTPLIYINGRRMRDDSELKRLRSEDIRDVEVINNPGAQYDAQIRAVVRIRTRKLQGEGLGLNATLSNERDLRYDFDRPQVKLGANYRKNGVDVFGQLYFYHQDYRQYSTIEDKTMTNQKTFLQYGPYTMTWKHNQLTYSAGVNWQLDDNHSMGVRAELTHRPGSGTNQVIYDEDVFENGTLIDHLYSHQTSSETKPLGLLTNTYYNGKVGKLGIDFNFDFMKSGTDTNRENVELSQIQNDFVRSKSDTDNRLYAAKLVLSYPIWKGSLDAGTEMSFVKRNNTYWIDKSTIANTDADIKENNIAAFAEYGCDFGQYGNASAGLRYEHTRLDYDDASNNDFLHRSMDEWFPTASYSVTLGKVQASLSYSLKTDRPSFFAMNDAVTYISRYTLQAGNSQLQNERIRDLTLNLAWKWINFSASYEHTKNAIIQWTYINTAQEDATLVKHCNLDKPIKTLSAYLSLTPRVGIWSLNATLGVDKQDLYLDVEGPHNHQYRVYCNKPTYTVNAFNTFSLQHGWQFDVNMMFRSKGNSYNFYNDTNSLRLGLFAQKSFLRDRSLIARVGVLDCLQRHHVNEVGDLGYNWFRQTNRYSTHKLVTTLIYRFNATRSKYKGTGAGLDAQARMGS; from the coding sequence ATGAAGAAAAGTCATCTCACTATCATAGCCTTGGCACTGGCCTGCACGACAAGCTGGGCACAAGAGCCCCAAGACTCCATAGAATCTGTAAACAAGTTATTAAACCTGAAGGAGGTCGTCGTCAAAGGCGGCCTCCCTCACACGCGCCTCAAGGGTAATGCGATGATCACCCGTATCGAGGGCACACCACTGGCATCGTCAGGCACTTTGGGCGAGTTATTAGTAAAAGTGCCAGGTATGACAGGTACAGACGAGTCGCCCGAGGTATTGGGCAAGGGCACGCCACTCATTTATATCAATGGCCGCAGAATGCGCGACGATAGCGAGTTGAAGCGCCTGCGCAGCGAGGATATTCGCGATGTTGAGGTAATCAACAACCCTGGGGCTCAGTACGATGCACAGATACGTGCCGTGGTGCGTATTCGTACCAGGAAGTTGCAGGGCGAAGGCTTAGGACTGAATGCGACGCTCTCGAACGAGCGCGACCTGCGTTACGACTTCGACCGACCGCAGGTGAAACTGGGTGCCAACTACCGCAAGAACGGTGTCGACGTGTTTGGACAGTTGTATTTCTATCATCAGGACTACCGCCAGTACAGCACCATTGAAGACAAGACCATGACCAACCAGAAGACATTCCTGCAGTATGGTCCCTACACCATGACGTGGAAGCACAACCAACTCACCTATAGTGCTGGTGTAAACTGGCAGTTGGACGACAACCACTCAATGGGTGTGCGTGCCGAATTGACACACCGTCCTGGCAGCGGCACCAACCAAGTGATTTATGATGAAGATGTATTTGAGAACGGCACCCTGATTGACCATCTGTACTCGCACCAGACCAGCAGCGAAACCAAGCCTCTTGGTCTGCTCACCAACACCTACTATAATGGGAAGGTGGGCAAGTTGGGCATCGACTTCAACTTCGACTTCATGAAAAGCGGCACCGATACCAATCGCGAGAACGTGGAACTGAGTCAGATACAGAACGACTTCGTGCGCAGCAAGTCGGACACGGACAATCGACTGTATGCTGCCAAGCTAGTGCTCTCCTACCCCATCTGGAAGGGTTCGCTGGATGCAGGCACTGAGATGAGTTTTGTGAAGCGCAACAACACCTATTGGATAGACAAGAGTACCATCGCCAATACCGATGCCGATATCAAAGAAAATAATATCGCCGCCTTTGCCGAGTATGGCTGCGACTTTGGCCAATATGGTAACGCCAGTGCAGGCTTACGCTACGAGCACACACGCTTGGATTACGACGATGCCAGCAATAACGACTTCCTGCATCGTTCGATGGACGAGTGGTTCCCCACAGCATCCTATTCAGTTACGTTAGGCAAGGTGCAGGCAAGCCTTTCCTATAGCCTCAAGACCGACCGTCCCAGCTTTTTCGCCATGAACGATGCCGTCACCTATATCAGTCGCTATACCCTGCAGGCTGGCAACTCGCAGTTGCAGAACGAGCGCATCCGCGACCTGACGCTGAACCTGGCGTGGAAGTGGATCAACTTCTCGGCCTCATACGAGCATACCAAGAATGCCATCATCCAGTGGACGTATATCAACACGGCCCAGGAGGATGCCACACTCGTCAAGCATTGTAATCTGGATAAGCCCATCAAAACGCTGAGTGCCTATCTGTCGCTCACACCACGTGTGGGCATCTGGTCGCTCAACGCTACGTTGGGTGTCGATAAGCAGGATTTATATCTGGATGTGGAGGGACCTCATAACCACCAGTATCGTGTATATTGCAACAAGCCCACTTACACCGTGAATGCCTTTAACACCTTTTCGCTCCAGCATGGCTGGCAGTTTGATGTTAACATGATGTTCCGCTCTAAGGGTAACTCATATAATTTCTACAACGACACCAACAGCCTGCGTCTGGGTTTGTTTGCACAGAAGAGTTTCCTCAGGGACCGTTCGCTCATCGCCCGTGTGGGTGTGCTCGACTGCTTGCAGCGTCATCATGTGAACGAGGTGGGCGACCTGGGTTACAACTGGTTCCGCCAGACCAACCGTTACTCAACCCACAAACTGGTGACAACGCTCATCTATCGCTTCAATGCCACCCGCAGCAAGTACAAAGGTACAGGAGCTGGACTGGATGCACAGGCCCGCATGGGTTCGTAA
- a CDS encoding alpha/beta fold hydrolase, with protein MKEKVCLLLLFSMFLTGCCLKPEKLSDIDSAYATINDSVRVHYKTYGNGGQTICFVHGFGCDLNTWEKQFEGLRDEERLRLLFIDLPGYGESSKPHVDYTLDFFAKGVNAVLDKEHVEAAVLVGHSLGTPVCRQVLLGGRQGNLVDIDGVYCFYNGTETPEYVEAVNQFGHAFDGPDCSEVITGFVTSLAGPETPKSITDYAMSVMPQTPQYVASSTMQNLVERQWWTQRPIQAKTMVICTQNSGLDPDNRQKMERLYPHLDYTELTTCGHFIHMEQSEMFNDKLKTFIKE; from the coding sequence ATGAAAGAAAAAGTATGCTTACTACTCCTGTTCAGCATGTTTCTGACAGGATGTTGTTTAAAACCAGAAAAGCTGAGCGACATCGACTCAGCATACGCAACCATCAACGATAGCGTACGCGTACATTATAAGACTTATGGCAATGGCGGCCAGACCATCTGCTTCGTTCATGGTTTCGGCTGCGACCTCAACACATGGGAGAAGCAGTTTGAAGGACTGCGCGATGAGGAGAGACTGCGCCTGCTGTTCATCGACCTGCCTGGCTATGGCGAGAGCAGTAAGCCACATGTGGACTACACGCTCGACTTCTTTGCCAAGGGCGTCAATGCTGTATTGGATAAAGAACATGTAGAGGCTGCCGTCCTCGTGGGCCATAGTCTTGGCACACCCGTCTGCCGTCAGGTGTTGCTGGGTGGCCGACAGGGAAACCTTGTTGATATCGATGGTGTCTATTGCTTCTACAACGGCACGGAAACGCCAGAATACGTGGAAGCCGTCAATCAGTTTGGTCATGCCTTCGACGGACCTGATTGCAGTGAGGTTATCACAGGCTTCGTCACCTCGTTGGCTGGTCCTGAGACGCCAAAGAGTATCACCGACTATGCCATGAGCGTCATGCCCCAGACGCCACAGTATGTAGCATCAAGCACCATGCAAAACCTGGTGGAGCGCCAGTGGTGGACGCAAAGACCTATTCAGGCCAAGACAATGGTCATTTGCACACAGAACAGCGGTCTTGATCCTGACAATCGTCAGAAGATGGAACGACTTTATCCCCATCTCGACTACACAGAGCTGACCACCTGTGGCCACTTCATCCACATGGAGCAGTCTGAGATGTTCAACGATAAACTGAAAACATTTATAAAAGAGTAA
- a CDS encoding isochorismatase family protein yields MEQKYKMIACCGINCETCEARIATIKNDDKMRVEVAKKWCEMNHTDQITPESINCTGCRVEGQKFYFCSHMCEVKKCVAAKGYETCGDCPDKKSCKKVGAIWENSAEAKENLCGEVMNNKALVVIDIQNDITKHYRDIIGNINAAIEWAVAEGMHIVYIKHNNITAATRTFKPGSKGEELVPEMKVVSDNIFVKTKSNALTSEAFSAFIAANGINEFYVAGADATGCVKSTCFNMAKVGFTVHVLSDCVTSYDLKKLPEMFAYYKSKGCEVKTLADYK; encoded by the coding sequence ATGGAACAGAAATATAAGATGATTGCATGTTGTGGCATTAACTGCGAGACCTGTGAGGCTCGCATTGCCACGATAAAGAACGACGACAAGATGCGCGTCGAGGTTGCTAAGAAATGGTGCGAGATGAACCACACCGACCAGATTACACCTGAGAGTATTAATTGCACAGGTTGCCGTGTGGAAGGCCAGAAGTTCTACTTCTGTAGCCACATGTGCGAGGTAAAAAAATGTGTGGCCGCCAAGGGTTACGAAACCTGTGGCGACTGTCCTGACAAGAAATCGTGCAAAAAGGTTGGTGCCATCTGGGAGAACAGTGCCGAGGCAAAGGAGAATTTGTGCGGGGAAGTAATGAACAACAAAGCACTTGTCGTTATCGACATACAGAACGACATCACTAAGCACTATCGTGACATCATCGGCAACATCAATGCTGCCATCGAATGGGCTGTGGCAGAGGGGATGCACATTGTGTATATCAAGCATAACAACATCACCGCTGCTACGCGAACGTTCAAGCCAGGTAGCAAAGGCGAAGAACTGGTGCCTGAGATGAAGGTCGTGTCAGACAATATCTTCGTGAAGACGAAAAGCAACGCCCTTACAAGCGAGGCGTTTTCTGCTTTCATCGCTGCGAACGGCATCAATGAGTTCTACGTAGCTGGCGCGGATGCTACAGGCTGCGTGAAATCGACGTGTTTCAACATGGCCAAGGTTGGCTTCACGGTGCATGTTCTCTCAGACTGTGTCACCAGCTATGACCTGAAGAAACTGCCAGAGATGTTCGCTTATTACAAAAGCAAAGGCTGTGAGGTGAAAACGCTTGCCGATTATAAATAA
- a CDS encoding flavodoxin family protein has product MNILILSGSPRRGGNTDLMVEAFVKGASQKHHVEVMSIHDYKVNPCMGCNACFKSKDNTCAQKDDMAMIYEKMAHADMLVIASPVYFYGLSAQLKAVIDRCHNPVRDTFPIKKMALLLVGAATLPELFDSILAQYQLCLNFFKLEDAGRVLVRGVKDKGDIKNTNALNEAFELGQHI; this is encoded by the coding sequence ATGAATATACTGATTCTCTCAGGAAGCCCTCGGAGGGGCGGCAATACGGATTTGATGGTGGAGGCATTCGTCAAAGGAGCCTCGCAGAAACACCATGTGGAAGTCATGTCTATACACGATTACAAGGTCAATCCCTGCATGGGTTGTAACGCTTGCTTTAAGAGCAAAGACAATACTTGTGCTCAGAAGGACGATATGGCGATGATCTACGAGAAGATGGCTCATGCCGATATGTTGGTAATTGCCTCGCCAGTGTATTTCTATGGACTGAGTGCACAGCTGAAAGCCGTCATTGACCGGTGTCATAATCCCGTCAGGGATACGTTCCCCATCAAGAAGATGGCGCTGCTGCTTGTAGGTGCCGCCACACTTCCAGAACTCTTCGACAGCATCCTCGCGCAATACCAGCTCTGCCTGAACTTCTTCAAGTTGGAGGATGCTGGTCGTGTGTTGGTTCGTGGTGTCAAGGATAAAGGCGATATCAAAAACACCAATGCCTTGAACGAGGCATTCGAGTTAGGACAACATATATAA
- a CDS encoding dephospho-CoA kinase has translation MSYSEMAQLELMNAAANVTSQEDLDALRLTISLFFAERAQKAIDKMWDEGTFDQKKLDELRGQHLRTSYK, from the coding sequence ATGAGTTACTCAGAAATGGCACAACTGGAACTGATGAACGCGGCGGCCAACGTCACCTCGCAGGAAGACCTTGACGCGCTGCGTCTCACCATCTCGCTCTTCTTTGCAGAGCGGGCACAAAAGGCTATCGATAAGATGTGGGACGAGGGAACCTTCGACCAGAAGAAACTCGACGAACTGCGTGGCCAACACTTGCGTACATCTTATAAATAA
- a CDS encoding putative toxin-antitoxin system toxin component, PIN family, whose protein sequence is MRLIVLDTNALIQSLPTRSLYHRIWTDFLAGKYRLCVSNEILTEYEEILAVHTSPAIAHNVVEAIAHHPQIVYRESFFRFHLLTDIDKDDDKFVDCAITAGADYIVTEDSHFDHLKKIPFPQLNVLTLDEFNETLKQ, encoded by the coding sequence ATGCGACTCATAGTGCTTGATACTAACGCCCTTATTCAGAGTCTGCCCACGCGTAGCCTGTATCATCGTATATGGACCGACTTCTTGGCTGGCAAGTATCGCCTGTGCGTCAGTAATGAGATACTGACCGAGTACGAGGAAATTCTCGCCGTGCATACTTCGCCCGCAATAGCCCACAACGTTGTCGAAGCCATTGCGCATCATCCGCAGATTGTTTATCGCGAGTCATTCTTCCGCTTTCACCTGCTTACCGACATCGACAAGGACGACGACAAGTTCGTGGACTGCGCTATCACCGCTGGAGCCGACTACATCGTGACCGAGGATAGCCACTTCGATCATCTGAAAAAGATCCCATTTCCCCAACTCAACGTCCTGACGCTTGACGAGTTCAATGAAACACTAAAGCAATAG